A DNA window from Dama dama isolate Ldn47 chromosome 19, ASM3311817v1, whole genome shotgun sequence contains the following coding sequences:
- the TTC14 gene encoding tetratricopeptide repeat protein 14 isoform X2 produces MDRDLLRQSLNFHGPSLLSLLRSEQQDNPHFRSLLGSVADPARGPPGQQQLPGRKERRVDNIEIQKFISKKADLLFALSWKSDAPTTAEVSEDNDDYYAVMPPLEQFMEIPSMDQRELFFRDIERGDIVIGRISSIREFGFFMVLICLGSGIMRDISHLEITALCPLRDMPSISNHGDPLSYYQTGDIIRAGIKDIDRYHEKLAVSLYSSSLPPHLSGVKLGVISSEELPLYYSKNFSEDDFASALRKKQSASWALKCVKIGVDYFKVGRHVDAMNEYNKALEIDKQNVEALVARGALYATKGSLNKAIEDFELALENCPTHRNARKYLCQTLVERGGQLEEEEKFLNAESYYKKALALDETFKDAEDALQKLHIYMQKSLELREKQAEKEEKQKTKKIETSAEKLRKLLKAEKRLKKKRRKSTSSSSVSSADESVSSSSSSSSSGHKRHKKHKRNRSESSRSSKRHSAKASSNQTDQNKKDECFPVPANTSASFLNQKQEVEKLLEKQDRLPYQKKQVKEKDKCSFSSSSVEIPDDFGGRSEDPRDFYDSYKTQAGSSRTEKPYKSERHFSSRRDSSDSFYRNSEDKVKMYGYRRFEKDTEGRKEHYRKWEPGSTRHATSPASSDYSWKSGEKYKKSTYSGSRDLSRHEQRYQLNKNQGEYEREGNYVEDIKTEVQGEGLNSKDHSEGGVKKNLPQNLLNIFNQIAAFEKEKGNKPKN; encoded by the exons ATGGACCGAGACCTCTTGCGGCAGTCACTAAATTTCCACGGCCCGtctttgctctccctgctccgGAGCGAGCAGCAGGACAACCCGCACTTCCGGAGCCTCCTGGGGTCGGTGGCCGACCCTGCCCGGGGCCCGCCGGGCCAGCAGCAGTTACCGGGCAG aaaagagagGAGAGTTGACAACATTGAAATACAAAAATTCATTTCCAAAAAAGCGGATCTGCTTTTTGCACTTTCCTGGAAATCAGATGCACCTACAACTGCTGAAGTTAGTGAAGACAATGATG attattatgCAGTCATGCCACCGTTAGAGCAATTCATGGAGATACCTAGTATGGACCAGAGAGAGCTGTTTTTTCGAGATATTGAGCGTGGTGATATAGTGATTGGAAGAATTAGTTCCATTCGGGAATTTGGGTTTTTCATGGTGTTGATTTGTCTAGGCAGTGGCATTATGAGAGATATATCCCACTTAGAAATCACA GCTCTATGTCCACTAAGAGACATGCCTTCAATCAGTAACCATGGGGATCCTTTATCATATTACCAAACTGGTGACATCATTCGAG ctggaatcaaggatATTGACAGATACCATGAAAAGCTTGCAGTGTCTCTATATAGCTCATCTCTTCCACCACACCTATCTGGTGTTAAATTAGGTGTAATTAGTTCTGAAGAACTTCCTTTGTACTACAG caAAAATTTCTCTGAGGATGATTTTGCTTCTGCGTTAAGGAAGAAGCAGTCTGCATCATGGGCTTTAAAATG tgtgAAGATTGGAGTTGATTATTTTAAGGTTGGACGCCATGTGGATGCTATGAATGAATACAATAAGGCTCTGGAAATAGACAAACAAAATGTGGAAGCTTTGGTAGCTCGTGGAGCATT ATATGCAACAAAAGGAAGTCTGAACAAAGCAATAGAAGATTTTGAACTTGCACTGGAAAACTGTCCAACTCACAGAAATGCAAGAAAATACCTCTGCCAGACACTTGTAGAAAGAGGAGGGCA gttagaagaagaagaaaagtttttaaatgctGAAAGTTATTATAAGAAGGCTTTGGCTTTGGatgaaactttcaaagatgcagagGATGCTTTGCAGAagctccatatatatatgcag AAATCTTTGGAATTAAGAGAAAAACaagctgaaaaggaagaaaagcagaaaacaaagaaaatagaaacaagtgCAGAAAAGTTGCGTAAGCTCTTAAAAGCGGAGAAAAG gctaaagaaaaagagaagaaaatcaacTTCTTCTTCGAGTGTCTCTTCTGCTGATGAATCAGTTTCTTCTTcatcatcctcttcatcttctgGTCACAAAAGGCATAAGAAACATAAGAGGAACCGCTCAGAGTCTTCTCGAAGTTCTAAAAGGCATTCAGCTAAGGCATCCTCAAATCAGACAGATCAGAATAAGAAAGATGAGTGCTTCCCAGTTCCAGCTAATACATCAGCATCTTTTCTTAACCAAAAACAAGAAGTGGAAAAACTATTGGAAAAGCAGGATAGGTTACCATATCAAAAGAAACaggtaaaagaaaaagataaatgttctTTCTCATCATCTTCTGTTGAAATTCCGGATGATTTTGGAGGTAGGTCTGAAGATCCAAGAGATTTTTATGATAGCTATAAAACTCAGGCAGGTAGTAGCAGAACAGAAAAGCCATATAAATCAGAAAGACATTTTTCCAGTAGAAGAGATTCCTCAGATTCTTTTTATAGGAATTCAGAGGATAAGGTAAAAATGTATGGTTATAGAAGATTTGAAAAAGatacagaaggaagaaaagagcacTATAGAAAGTGGGAGCCAGGTTCCACAAGACATGCTACCTCACCAGCAAGCTCAGACTACTCTTGGAAGTCaggagaaaaatataagaaatccACTTACTCGGGATCACGTGATCTAAGTAGACATGAGCAAAGatatcaattaaataaaaatcaaggaGAATATGAAAGAGAGGGTAATTACGTGGAGGATATTAAAACAGAGGTTCAGGGAGAGGGACTCAATAGCAAAGACCATTCAGAAGgtggagttaaaaaaaatttacctcAAAATTTACTCAATATATTTAATCAGATAGCtgcatttgagaaagaaaaaggaaataagccAAAAAACTAA
- the TTC14 gene encoding tetratricopeptide repeat protein 14 isoform X1 → MDRDLLRQSLNFHGPSLLSLLRSEQQDNPHFRSLLGSVADPARGPPGQQQLPGRKERRVDNIEIQKFISKKADLLFALSWKSDAPTTAEVSEDNDDYYAVMPPLEQFMEIPSMDQRELFFRDIERGDIVIGRISSIREFGFFMVLICLGSGIMRDISHLEITALCPLRDMPSISNHGDPLSYYQTGDIIRAGIKDIDRYHEKLAVSLYSSSLPPHLSGVKLGVISSEELPLYYRKSIELNSNSLESYENIMQSSLGFVNPGVVEFLLGKLGIDESNPPSLMRGLQSKNFSEDDFASALRKKQSASWALKCVKIGVDYFKVGRHVDAMNEYNKALEIDKQNVEALVARGALYATKGSLNKAIEDFELALENCPTHRNARKYLCQTLVERGGQLEEEEKFLNAESYYKKALALDETFKDAEDALQKLHIYMQKSLELREKQAEKEEKQKTKKIETSAEKLRKLLKAEKRLKKKRRKSTSSSSVSSADESVSSSSSSSSSGHKRHKKHKRNRSESSRSSKRHSAKASSNQTDQNKKDECFPVPANTSASFLNQKQEVEKLLEKQDRLPYQKKQVKEKDKCSFSSSSVEIPDDFGGRSEDPRDFYDSYKTQAGSSRTEKPYKSERHFSSRRDSSDSFYRNSEDKVKMYGYRRFEKDTEGRKEHYRKWEPGSTRHATSPASSDYSWKSGEKYKKSTYSGSRDLSRHEQRYQLNKNQGEYEREGNYVEDIKTEVQGEGLNSKDHSEGGVKKNLPQNLLNIFNQIAAFEKEKGNKPKN, encoded by the exons ATGGACCGAGACCTCTTGCGGCAGTCACTAAATTTCCACGGCCCGtctttgctctccctgctccgGAGCGAGCAGCAGGACAACCCGCACTTCCGGAGCCTCCTGGGGTCGGTGGCCGACCCTGCCCGGGGCCCGCCGGGCCAGCAGCAGTTACCGGGCAG aaaagagagGAGAGTTGACAACATTGAAATACAAAAATTCATTTCCAAAAAAGCGGATCTGCTTTTTGCACTTTCCTGGAAATCAGATGCACCTACAACTGCTGAAGTTAGTGAAGACAATGATG attattatgCAGTCATGCCACCGTTAGAGCAATTCATGGAGATACCTAGTATGGACCAGAGAGAGCTGTTTTTTCGAGATATTGAGCGTGGTGATATAGTGATTGGAAGAATTAGTTCCATTCGGGAATTTGGGTTTTTCATGGTGTTGATTTGTCTAGGCAGTGGCATTATGAGAGATATATCCCACTTAGAAATCACA GCTCTATGTCCACTAAGAGACATGCCTTCAATCAGTAACCATGGGGATCCTTTATCATATTACCAAACTGGTGACATCATTCGAG ctggaatcaaggatATTGACAGATACCATGAAAAGCTTGCAGTGTCTCTATATAGCTCATCTCTTCCACCACACCTATCTGGTGTTAAATTAGGTGTAATTAGTTCTGAAGAACTTCCTTTGTACTACAG gaaaagcatTGAACTAAATAGCAATTCTTTGGAATCCTATGAGAATATCATGCAGAGTTCTTTGGGATTTGTTAATCCAGGAGTAGTTGAATTCCTTTTAGGAAAACTAGGAATAGATGAATCTAATCCACCATCTTTAATGAGAGGCCTTCAAAG caAAAATTTCTCTGAGGATGATTTTGCTTCTGCGTTAAGGAAGAAGCAGTCTGCATCATGGGCTTTAAAATG tgtgAAGATTGGAGTTGATTATTTTAAGGTTGGACGCCATGTGGATGCTATGAATGAATACAATAAGGCTCTGGAAATAGACAAACAAAATGTGGAAGCTTTGGTAGCTCGTGGAGCATT ATATGCAACAAAAGGAAGTCTGAACAAAGCAATAGAAGATTTTGAACTTGCACTGGAAAACTGTCCAACTCACAGAAATGCAAGAAAATACCTCTGCCAGACACTTGTAGAAAGAGGAGGGCA gttagaagaagaagaaaagtttttaaatgctGAAAGTTATTATAAGAAGGCTTTGGCTTTGGatgaaactttcaaagatgcagagGATGCTTTGCAGAagctccatatatatatgcag AAATCTTTGGAATTAAGAGAAAAACaagctgaaaaggaagaaaagcagaaaacaaagaaaatagaaacaagtgCAGAAAAGTTGCGTAAGCTCTTAAAAGCGGAGAAAAG gctaaagaaaaagagaagaaaatcaacTTCTTCTTCGAGTGTCTCTTCTGCTGATGAATCAGTTTCTTCTTcatcatcctcttcatcttctgGTCACAAAAGGCATAAGAAACATAAGAGGAACCGCTCAGAGTCTTCTCGAAGTTCTAAAAGGCATTCAGCTAAGGCATCCTCAAATCAGACAGATCAGAATAAGAAAGATGAGTGCTTCCCAGTTCCAGCTAATACATCAGCATCTTTTCTTAACCAAAAACAAGAAGTGGAAAAACTATTGGAAAAGCAGGATAGGTTACCATATCAAAAGAAACaggtaaaagaaaaagataaatgttctTTCTCATCATCTTCTGTTGAAATTCCGGATGATTTTGGAGGTAGGTCTGAAGATCCAAGAGATTTTTATGATAGCTATAAAACTCAGGCAGGTAGTAGCAGAACAGAAAAGCCATATAAATCAGAAAGACATTTTTCCAGTAGAAGAGATTCCTCAGATTCTTTTTATAGGAATTCAGAGGATAAGGTAAAAATGTATGGTTATAGAAGATTTGAAAAAGatacagaaggaagaaaagagcacTATAGAAAGTGGGAGCCAGGTTCCACAAGACATGCTACCTCACCAGCAAGCTCAGACTACTCTTGGAAGTCaggagaaaaatataagaaatccACTTACTCGGGATCACGTGATCTAAGTAGACATGAGCAAAGatatcaattaaataaaaatcaaggaGAATATGAAAGAGAGGGTAATTACGTGGAGGATATTAAAACAGAGGTTCAGGGAGAGGGACTCAATAGCAAAGACCATTCAGAAGgtggagttaaaaaaaatttacctcAAAATTTACTCAATATATTTAATCAGATAGCtgcatttgagaaagaaaaaggaaataagccAAAAAACTAA